The nucleotide sequence GATTTGGAAATATCCGCTATCTTTGCTTCCTTCCCTTTTAACTGAGAAAATAGCTTATCTATTCGGTCCTTTTGAAAGCTGCGACTATTGTTGTTCTTTTGGTCATGCCAAGTCAAGCTAAAGCTTTTCGTTTTGGCTTCTAATCCGTAATAAGATTGTGGTTTAAATTCTTTAATCTCCGCTTCTCGAGAAGCAATCATTTGAAGAGTAGGGGTTTGTACACGACCACTTGATAGCTGGGCATTGTATTTTGTGGTCAGTGCGCGAGTAGCGTTAAGCCCCACATACCAGTCAGCTTCTGATCGCGCTACGGCTGAAGCATATAAGTTTTCATATTGTTTCGCATTCTTCAACTGGTTGAAGCCTTGAGAAATGGCTTTATCGGTAACGGAAGAAATCCAAAGACGCTTTACCGGCTTATGGATACGAGCTTTCTCTAAAATCCATCTCGCCACAAGCTCTCCTTCTCTTCCAGCATCTGTAGCAATGACAACGTCGGAAACATCATTACGGTTTAATTGTGATTTCACGGTGTTAAACTGTTTTCCAGATTGTTTGATTACTACGAGCTTCAGTTTATTTGGAAGCATCGGTAAATCTTCTAGCTTCCACGTTTTATATTTATCATCATAAACTTCTGGGTCTGCCAAGGTTACGAGGTGCCCGAGCGCCCAAGTAACGATATATTTAGAGCCTTCGATGAACCCATTTCCATTTTTCGTACATTTCAATACACGTGCAATATCTCTAGCCACAGAGGGCTTTTCTGCTAGCACTACTGTTTTTCCCAATTGGAACAATCCCTTCTACAAACATGTCCTTACTTTAACATATTCTTTGGAAAGACACACTGTCGTGGAAACTCCGAATAAAAAGACCCATCCGAAAATGGGGGAATTATCGAATAGGTCTATTTCTATATTAAGGAGTAAAATAGATTGGATTGGTAAAGGCAATTAACTCTATTCCCTTATCTAAATCTGCATACAACTCAGCTCTTACCCACCTTAGCTTATCTTTGCAGTCATAAACGAGTGTCACGCCTTGCTCTTCCTTCAGTAACCCTAGGTTTGAGTATAGGCGTACAGATGCTCTGTTTTCTATCCCATGCCACTCCTCGACTATTGCCTTTAAATGAATCGTTCCATCTTCAGACACTCTATCTCCAATCGTAAAAGTCTTCTGATTAATTTGCGCCTCCAATAACAGCGGATTGCCATAGGAAATGGTCATCGCTCCTCGGCGAATTGATTCAAGGAAAACGAAGCGGTATTCATCTTTTTCTTTAGACAAATGGGTTGGCATCTGAACAAACGTTTTTGCAAGTAAGAGCTCCTCTGTTACATTATGATGCCAGTCTCTTCCCGCTGTTGCTGGGAGGTCATAGCCTTGATTCAAAAGATCTGTCCAAAAAGCAAATGCCTTTTGATTATGTATCAAGGTGCCAGGGCGTTCAGAATTCCATACCTCTATAAAATCAAAGTCATCGATATGCTCTATATCAAATTCCCAATGACAACCTGTACCAATGGGGTTCCCAATTCGGAAAGGATGAGCAATTCCTGCAATAGCACCATGGCTATGAATGTTCGAAATCCCTTTTTGGATGTCTTTCGGTCCGATACACCGCCAATCGGTGTACTGTAGCTGCTTGTAACCAATGGTTAAAACATGGCCGTAAAAAGTCGTCCACTCTAATCCATAAAGAAGCTTAATAGGTGTCTGTAATTTAACATGTTCCATTTCTTGCAAGGGACTTACTGTATTATGATCTGTAATAGCGACTACCTCTATACCCATTTCTTCCGCTTTTCCCACCATCTCTTTTACGGTCTGAAGCCCATCACTATGATAGGTATGACTATGTAATTCAGAAGGTACCCAACGACAATCTGTTCGATGTTTAGAATCAAAAGGTTCATTTTCCCGTATTTTAAATGGAAACTTTCTTTT is from Radiobacillus kanasensis and encodes:
- a CDS encoding CehA/McbA family metallohydrolase translates to MKTLLETRVEVTQESMQSHISYKFYVPENVEDIVIDFSFHPSHLQDAELAAQIAEQSLRYYGLEDEDRIEEQVNEYLPIKNLLTLSIDDPDGFRGARHSHLSTQKMTIGEKNSSPGVLNKMNQSGLWIFTISVHAIVSETCSMSLKVSATGIEQHVQKLVSIPWQKRPLKRKFPFKIRENEPFDSKHRTDCRWVPSELHSHTYHSDGLQTVKEMVGKAEEMGIEVVAITDHNTVSPLQEMEHVKLQTPIKLLYGLEWTTFYGHVLTIGYKQLQYTDWRCIGPKDIQKGISNIHSHGAIAGIAHPFRIGNPIGTGCHWEFDIEHIDDFDFIEVWNSERPGTLIHNQKAFAFWTDLLNQGYDLPATAGRDWHHNVTEELLLAKTFVQMPTHLSKEKDEYRFVFLESIRRGAMTISYGNPLLLEAQINQKTFTIGDRVSEDGTIHLKAIVEEWHGIENRASVRLYSNLGLLKEEQGVTLVYDCKDKLRWVRAELYADLDKGIELIAFTNPIYFTP